ACGCGGTGGGCACGCCCGGCGGCGGGCTGCTCGCGGAGCTGCCGGCGGCCTGGAGCGGAGAGGCTCCCTGGGTCGCGCTGGGTGGCGACGGCGCGCGTGGCGCGGTGGTGTTCCGGGGCGCGGACGGGTGCGTCTGGTGCTTCGGTGAAACGGTGCGCCACCTGGGCACGCCACCAGATGGAGCGATGGGCGTGGCCCTGGGCGCCCTGGGCGCGCTCGTCTTCCAGCGGCTGCGGTTGGGACTGGGCCCGTCGCTGGGCGGCCGGTGGTTGAGCGCTCCGGGCTCGATGACGGACCTGGAACTCCGCCGATGCTCGCGCTGCGCCGCGGCGGAAGCGAAGCCCTGATCCAGCACGCCCCGCCGGAAGTCCTCGCCATGATGATCCGCCACCTGGAGGCCGCGTGGCCCCAGGAAGGCTGCGGCGTGATCCTCCGGAGCGGGGCGGGGGAGGGTGACTCCTGGCGGGTCGTCCCGCTGCCCAACACCTCTCCCACGCCGCACGTCGCCTACGCCTTCGCCCCAGAGGTGTGGCTCCAGGTGTGCCTGGACGCGGACGCGCGTCAGGAGGCGGTGGTCTGCGTCTTCCACTCGCACGTGGACGCGCCCGCCGTGTTCTCCTCCGAGGACCGACGCCAGGCTGCTCCCTCGGGAATCCCACTGCTGCCCCAGGTGTCCTACGTCGTGGTTGCCATACGCGGAGGCCGTGCCGCCTCCGCCTCCCGGTCTATTTGGAGCGCGGGCGATTTTCAGACTGTTCCGCTTGCATTGGCGGATTTCAGGTTTGAAAAAACCGTGTAAGGGCGGGAACTTGCCCTGCAACCGACCCCACCTGCGGAAAGGTGGGTCCGAATTGTCAAGTGACTGGGTTTTCGTCTATAAAGCGGTGGTCTATTGGATCTGCCGCGTCCCACGCCGCGTGCAAGAAGCGCTCCGGACGCAGGGAGTTAGAACCCTTATGGCCACCAACAACGGATTCACCCTCTGGCTCACCGGCATGTCCGGAACTGGGAAGACCACGACGGCCGCCTACATCGCGGCCCGGCTCCGCCAGGTCGGACGTAACGTGGAGGTCCTCGACGAGGGCGAACTCCATAACGACCTGTGGGCTGGCATCGGCGACACCAAGGACGAGCGCAACATGATCGTGCGCCGCCTGGGCTTCGTCGCCGGCCTCATGGCCCGCAACGGCGTGGCGGTGCTCGTCCCCTGCGTGAGCCCCTACAAGTCGAGCCGCGAGGAAGTGCGCCGCTCGGTGGGCAAGTACGTGGAGGTCTACGTCGACTGCCCCACGGAGAAGCTCATCGAGCGTGACTCCACCGGCAAGTACAAGAAGGCGCTCAACGGGGAGATCCCCAACTTCATCGGCATCACGGAGCCGTACGAGCCGCCCACCTCACCCGAGGTGACCATCTACTCCGACTCGGAGTCGGTGGAGGACGGTGGGACGAAGATCTTCCAGGCGCTGCTGGACCTGGGCCTGATGTCCACGGACGAGCTGAAGACCATCACCGGCAAGAAGATGAAGGCCAACCCGCTGCCGGCGAGGAAGGCCCGCCGCGACGAAGAGGACCCGCCGGTCCGCGTCGCCGCCGTGAAGGCCGCCAAGCCCGCCAAGGCGGACAAGGGTTCCAAGGGCGCCAAGGCGCGTCCGGCCACCCGCGCCGCCCGCGTGGGCAAGCCGGCCCCGGCCGCGAAGAAGAAGGCCGCCAAGGGCAAGGCCCGGTAGTCCCCACCGCCGTCCTGACTGTCGAAGGGCTCCAGGTTGCCCGCGCGATGCGCGTGCAATCCGGGGCCCTTCCGTTTTAGGAGTCCCCCATGCTGAGCCCCGAGCGGATTGAAGCCCTCTGTGAAGCGTCCCGCCCCAAGCTGGAGGTGATGCGCGACGCCCTGCGCGCCCACGGCAGCGCGCTGGTGGCGTTCTCAGGCGGCGTGGACTCCACCTTCGTCCTCGCGATCGCGGCGGAGGTGCTGGGCGAGCGCGCCCTGGCGCTCACCGCGCTGTCCGCCTCCGTCGCCCCGGAGGAGGAGCGCGAGGCCCGCGAGCTGGCGGACCGCCTGGGCGCCCGGCACGTCGTCGTCTCCAGCAACGAGCTGGCGAACCCCAACTACGCCGCCAACCCCACCAACCGCTGCTACTTCTGCAAGACGGAGCTGTACGACCTCTGCGAGGCGAAGCGCGCGGAGCTGGGGCTGTC
The sequence above is a segment of the Corallococcus exiguus genome. Coding sequences within it:
- a CDS encoding HesA/MoeB/ThiF family protein, producing the protein MALREDQILRYSRQILLRDVGGRGQEALLAGGARVDGLGASGLTATAYLAGGGTPVTGVGSLTMGPWSPGFLASAHDVGQPVAEVLARVVPEVNPDAVGTPGGGLLAELPAAWSGEAPWVALGGDGARGAVVFRGADGCVWCFGETVRHLGTPPDGAMGVALGALGALVFQRLRLGLGPSLGGRWLSAPGSMTDLELRRCSRCAAAEAKP
- a CDS encoding Mov34/MPN/PAD-1 family protein translates to MLALRRGGSEALIQHAPPEVLAMMIRHLEAAWPQEGCGVILRSGAGEGDSWRVVPLPNTSPTPHVAYAFAPEVWLQVCLDADARQEAVVCVFHSHVDAPAVFSSEDRRQAAPSGIPLLPQVSYVVVAIRGGRAASASRSIWSAGDFQTVPLALADFRFEKTV
- the cysC gene encoding adenylyl-sulfate kinase, which produces MATNNGFTLWLTGMSGTGKTTTAAYIAARLRQVGRNVEVLDEGELHNDLWAGIGDTKDERNMIVRRLGFVAGLMARNGVAVLVPCVSPYKSSREEVRRSVGKYVEVYVDCPTEKLIERDSTGKYKKALNGEIPNFIGITEPYEPPTSPEVTIYSDSESVEDGGTKIFQALLDLGLMSTDELKTITGKKMKANPLPARKARRDEEDPPVRVAAVKAAKPAKADKGSKGAKARPATRAARVGKPAPAAKKKAAKGKAR